The following coding sequences lie in one Treponema socranskii subsp. buccale genomic window:
- a CDS encoding TetR/AcrR family transcriptional regulator: MKANAAKSELGKTKAHSKSPSQSEQASEHTKTKAPNSKERILHCAASEFLQKGWAKSSMREVAKLAGVTTGSLYFHFKNKEALFDALVKDVYNALLANHRAMYDTFFTMPPDIKKRRAFRFESRKKTIDFVYEHYRAVKLLVCGSAGTRYADFFSLMMEDTYKADVRALSSLKDRGNIPHSDIDLRLYSAIDKSFWNCLFETVRLDIPYEKALKYVAVLDEFYEAGWRKILCENRPIGK, translated from the coding sequence ATGAAAGCAAACGCAGCAAAATCCGAACTCGGAAAAACGAAAGCGCATTCGAAATCGCCGTCGCAATCGGAACAAGCATCGGAGCATACAAAGACAAAAGCGCCGAATTCCAAAGAGCGCATTTTGCACTGCGCCGCTTCCGAATTTTTGCAAAAGGGCTGGGCGAAAAGTTCGATGCGGGAGGTTGCGAAACTTGCCGGCGTTACGACCGGCTCTCTGTATTTTCATTTTAAAAATAAAGAAGCGCTTTTCGACGCGCTCGTAAAAGACGTATACAATGCTCTTTTGGCAAACCATCGCGCAATGTACGACACTTTTTTTACGATGCCGCCCGACATAAAAAAGCGGCGCGCCTTCCGTTTTGAAAGCCGCAAAAAAACGATCGACTTTGTGTATGAACATTACCGCGCGGTAAAGCTGCTCGTGTGCGGTTCGGCCGGCACCCGCTATGCCGATTTTTTTTCGCTCATGATGGAAGATACGTACAAAGCCGATGTGCGCGCTTTGTCGTCGCTCAAAGACCGCGGAAACATACCGCATTCCGACATAGACTTGCGCCTGTATTCGGCGATCGATAAAAGCTTTTGGAACTGCCTGTTCGAAACCGTCCGCTTGGATATTCCCTACGAAAAAGCGCTCAAGTACGTCGCCGTACTCGACGAGTTTTACGAAGCCGGCTGGCGGAAAATTTTGTGCGAAAATCGCCCCATTGGAAAATGA
- a CDS encoding phosphohydrolase, with amino-acid sequence MKTERSPKEISVDKKIISALEKLIALTPEKDGLPLTVAKALMRDQEIEAVQNYANNVSIVRLGYNDHGPVHMRTVTHNAIKMTEILYKAGVQLSLQKEKAGTFADSLTAVIFASFLHDFGMSIGRQDHELYSVFLALPVIERLLNKFIPGGENLVRRVTVRSLAMEGIVGHMGTHKIHSLEAGIILIADGCDMTKGRARIPLGLDNAPTIGDIHKYSANSIERVEIGAGSEKPVRIQIYMSAEVGFFQIEEVLLQKINASPAKPYIELLAGVEGEAMKQYL; translated from the coding sequence ATGAAAACCGAACGATCGCCGAAAGAAATTTCGGTCGATAAAAAAATCATATCCGCGCTTGAAAAGCTGATCGCGCTTACGCCGGAAAAAGACGGTTTACCGCTCACCGTCGCAAAAGCGCTCATGCGCGACCAGGAAATCGAAGCGGTACAAAATTATGCCAACAACGTTTCGATCGTACGGCTCGGCTACAACGATCACGGGCCGGTACACATGCGCACGGTTACGCACAACGCGATCAAAATGACGGAGATATTGTACAAAGCGGGCGTACAGTTAAGTTTGCAAAAAGAAAAAGCGGGCACTTTTGCCGACAGTTTGACCGCCGTCATATTCGCTTCGTTTTTGCACGATTTCGGTATGTCGATCGGCCGGCAGGATCACGAATTGTACAGCGTTTTTCTCGCGCTCCCCGTCATCGAACGGCTGCTCAACAAATTCATTCCCGGCGGCGAAAACCTCGTACGGCGCGTAACCGTCCGCTCGCTCGCGATGGAAGGCATCGTCGGCCACATGGGTACGCACAAAATCCATTCGCTCGAAGCCGGCATCATCCTCATCGCCGACGGCTGCGATATGACAAAGGGCAGAGCGCGTATTCCCCTCGGGCTCGACAACGCTCCGACGATCGGCGATATCCATAAGTATTCGGCGAACTCGATCGAACGCGTCGAAATCGGCGCGGGCAGCGAAAAACCCGTGCGCATTCAAATATACATGTCGGCGGAAGTCGGCTTTTTCCAAATCGAAGAAGTGCTGCTGCAAAAGATAAACGCAAGCCCCGCAAAACCCTACATCGAACTGCTCGCCGGCGTCGAAGGCGAAGCGATGAAACAATATTTATAA
- a CDS encoding MATE family efflux transporter — translation MIFAYKELYFTVFICLTVVPVTAQWIVMNDEKQKQRILNDGLWKLIFDFSWPAVVAMALLGANNVLDGIFVGRLVGPEALAGISVVLPPLLALIGFALLCGTGAGSLLSIAIGAGDRDIQKKLLGNMNTLMLMSALFLMCIGFAFSHRIVFLMGGRGEALALGETYYRTLLYGAPFWIYAIASNALIRSEGKMKTGALIMACGLLCNACANYILMVIFGMGIRGAALGTNIGMALQSFIGIAYFLRKPLAGEFGPLRQTFAFRFDKNIIAKISGMGLSAFIMQIMMGVQSVLVLNVLSAYGGEADIAFYGVVTRLFSFVVQPLSGLMIALPPIIGINFGAAKTDRVIAGFKCFLAAALALIIPFWVCMLIFPESAVSIMMKNPSLSASDILNFRLYMALLPVMPLSFLTLAFFPVITKGHIASIIGILQQIVLYVPVMLILPIFTGVAGVYYGTFLIELTTALPILILLKREFRLLRTGLTKWEG, via the coding sequence TTGATTTTTGCATATAAAGAATTGTATTTTACGGTTTTTATCTGCTTGACAGTTGTTCCCGTTACTGCACAATGGATTGTTATGAACGATGAAAAACAAAAACAGCGTATTTTAAATGACGGTTTGTGGAAGCTTATCTTCGATTTTTCATGGCCGGCCGTAGTCGCCATGGCGCTTTTGGGCGCGAACAATGTGCTCGACGGCATCTTTGTAGGCCGCCTTGTAGGGCCGGAAGCGCTCGCCGGTATTTCCGTAGTTCTTCCGCCCCTGCTTGCGTTGATCGGCTTTGCCCTTTTGTGCGGAACGGGTGCGGGCTCTCTTTTGAGCATTGCGATCGGAGCCGGCGACAGGGACATTCAAAAAAAACTCTTGGGTAATATGAATACGCTCATGCTTATGAGCGCGCTCTTTTTGATGTGCATCGGTTTTGCATTTTCGCACCGCATCGTTTTTTTGATGGGAGGACGCGGCGAGGCTTTGGCACTCGGCGAAACATACTATCGGACTTTGCTCTACGGCGCTCCGTTTTGGATTTACGCAATCGCTTCCAATGCGCTTATCCGCTCGGAAGGTAAGATGAAAACCGGAGCGCTGATTATGGCGTGCGGTCTTTTGTGCAACGCGTGTGCGAATTATATTTTGATGGTGATTTTCGGCATGGGCATCCGCGGAGCCGCATTGGGAACGAATATCGGCATGGCTCTGCAATCGTTTATCGGCATCGCGTACTTTTTACGTAAACCGCTCGCCGGCGAATTCGGTCCGCTCCGACAAACCTTTGCATTCCGTTTCGACAAAAATATTATCGCAAAAATTTCCGGTATGGGACTGTCCGCCTTTATTATGCAGATTATGATGGGCGTGCAAAGCGTGCTTGTTTTGAATGTGCTGAGTGCCTACGGCGGCGAAGCCGATATAGCGTTTTACGGCGTCGTTACGCGCCTTTTCAGCTTTGTCGTGCAGCCGCTTTCGGGACTTATGATTGCCCTGCCTCCGATTATCGGAATCAATTTCGGGGCGGCAAAAACCGATCGGGTTATCGCGGGCTTCAAATGCTTTTTGGCGGCGGCGCTTGCGCTCATTATACCGTTTTGGGTGTGCATGCTTATCTTTCCCGAAAGCGCCGTATCGATTATGATGAAAAATCCTTCCCTGAGCGCATCCGATATATTGAACTTCAGGCTCTACATGGCCCTGCTACCCGTCATGCCGCTCAGCTTTTTGACGCTTGCGTTTTTTCCGGTAATCACTAAGGGGCACATCGCGTCAATCATCGGTATTTTACAGCAAATTGTGTTATACGTTCCGGTCATGCTTATTTTGCCGATCTTTACCGGAGTTGCAGGCGTGTATTACGGTACCTTTTTGATCGAATTGACGACGGCGCTTCCCATCCTCATATTGCTCAAACGCGAATTCCGCTTGCTGCGCACGGGCCTTACCAAGTGGGAAGGGTAA